The following coding sequences lie in one Candidatus Paceibacterota bacterium genomic window:
- a CDS encoding MazG nucleotide pyrophosphohydrolase domain-containing protein produces MKNYQQELDKWFKEKDWQYWTPHEIIVRLFEEGGELARLINHIYGPKKKKDDEAKQDLEEEIGDIIYTLICLANSNDIDLDKAIRKSFDKVTTRDKDRY; encoded by the coding sequence ATGAAAAATTACCAACAAGAACTGGATAAATGGTTCAAGGAAAAAGACTGGCAATATTGGACACCGCACGAAATAATTGTGCGGTTGTTTGAAGAGGGTGGGGAATTGGCCCGCCTGATCAATCACATTTATGGGCCGAAAAAGAAAAAAGATGATGAAGCCAAGCAGGATTTAGAGGAAGAAATTGGCGATATCATCTATACTTTAATCTGTCTGGCAAATTCTAATGATATTGATTTAGACAAGGCTATTCGCAAGAGTTTCGATAAGGTAACCACCCGAGATAAGGATCGATATTAA
- a CDS encoding NUDIX domain-containing protein: protein MSEQLFPKVGVGVMIFKDGKVLLGKRRGSHGEGEYAWPGGHLEYMESFEECARREVREETGMEIENIRFLRLVNLKEYAPKHYIDVGLIADWKNGEPKIVEPNKIESWNWYDTNKLPTPLFAPLPTYFESLKTGKNFWDA from the coding sequence ATGTCTGAACAACTATTCCCAAAAGTTGGTGTCGGGGTCATGATTTTTAAAGACGGCAAGGTCTTACTCGGAAAAAGACGAGGTTCACATGGAGAAGGTGAATATGCATGGCCGGGTGGACATCTGGAATACATGGAATCCTTTGAAGAATGCGCTAGACGGGAAGTAAGGGAAGAAACTGGAATGGAAATTGAAAACATCCGTTTTCTACGATTAGTGAATCTAAAAGAATACGCGCCGAAACATTATATTGATGTGGGGTTAATCGCTGATTGGAAAAATGGTGAACCAAAGATAGTTGAGCCAAATAAGATAGAAAGTTGGAATTGGTACGATACGAATAAATTGCCAACGCCGCTATTTGCTCCTCTTCCAACTTACTTTGAATCATTAAAAACCGGAAAAAATTTCTGGGACGCTTAA